The Allostreptomyces psammosilenae sequence CCTGTACGCGAACCGCACACGGACTTCACACGCGCCATGTGTCCAGACGGGGCACATGGCGCGTGTGGTGAGGAGAACCTTTTGAGCCACCCGCATCCCGACCTCCGCGCCCCCGGACCGCTCCCCGAAGGCGGCCTGCGCGTCACCCCGCTCGGCGGCCTCGGCGAGATCGGCCGCAACATGACCGTCTTCGAGTACGGCGGCCGGCTGCTCATCGTCGACTGCGGCGTCCTCTTCCCCGAGGAGGAACAGCCCGGCGTCGACCTCATCCTCCCGGACTTCACCTCCATCCGGGACCGCCTCGACGACATCGACGGCATCGTCCTCACCCACGGCCACGAGGACCACATCGGCGGCGTGCCCTACCTCCTCCGGGAGAAGGCCGACATCCCGCTGATCGGCTCCAAGCTCACCCTGGCCCTGGTGGAGGCCAAGCTCGCCGAGCACCGCATCCGCCCGTACACCCTGGAGGTCACCGAGGGGCAGCGGGAGCGGATCGGCCCCTTCGACTGCGAGTTCGTCGCGGTCAACCACTCCATTCCGGACGCCCTCGCGGTCGCGCTGCGCACCCCTGCCGGCATGGTGGTGCACACCGGCGACTTCAAGATGGACCAGCTCCCGCTGGACGGCCGCCTCACCGACCTGCCGGCCTTCGCCCGCCTCGGCGAGGAGGGCATCGACCTGCTGCTGTGCGACTCCACCAACGCCGAGGTGCCCGGCTTCATCGCCCCCGAGCGGGACATCACCCCCGTGCTGCGCCAGGTCTTCAGCAAGGCGGAGCGCCGGATCATCGTGGCCAGCTTCGCCAGTCACGTGCACCGCATCCAGCAGGTCCTCGACACTGCCCAGGAGTTCGGCCGCCGGGTCGCCTTCGTCGGCAGGTCGATGGTCCGCAACATGGGCATCGCCCGCGACCTGGGCTACCTGCGGGTGCCGGGCGGGTTGGTGGTGGACGTCAAGGCGCTCGACGACCTGCCCGACGAGGACGTCGTCCTGATCTGCACCGGCTCCCAGGGCGAGCCGATGGCGGCGCTGTCCCGGATGGCCAACCGGGACCACCAGATCCGCATCGTCGAGGGCGACACCGTGGTCCTCGCCTCCTCGCTCATCCCGGGCAACGAGGCCGCCGTCTACCGGGTGATCAACGGACTCACCCGGTGGGGTGCCAACGTCGTCCACAAGGGCAACGCCAAGGTGCACGTCTCCGGCCACGCCTCCGCCGGCGAGCTGCTGTACTTCTTCAACATCTGCAAGCCGCGCAACCTGATGCCGGTGCACGGGGAGTGGCGCCACCTGCGGGCCGTCTCCGAGCTCGGGCAGCTGACCGGCGTGCCCAAGGAGCGGATCGTGCTCGCCGAGGACGGCGTGGCCGTCGACCTGGTCGACGGCGTGGCACGGGTGGCCGGCAAGGTTCAGGCCGGCTACGTGTACGTCGACGGGCTGAGCGTCGGCGATGTCACCGAGACCTCGCTGAAGGACCGCCGCATCCTCGGAGACGAGGGCATCGTCTCCGTCTTCGTGGTGGTGGACGCCACCAGCGGCAAGGTGGTGGGCGGACCGCACATCCAGGCCCGCGGCTCCGGCATCGACGACGCGGCGTTCGGCGCCGTCGTCCCCAAGGTGGAGGAGGCGCTGGCCCGCGCCCTCCAGGACGGCGTGGCCGAGACCCACCAGCTCCAGCAGCTGGTGCGGCGCACGATCGGCCGGTGGGTGTCCGACACCTACCGCCGCCGCCCGATGATCCTCCCGGTCGTCGTGGAGGTCTGAGCAGGCCGATCCGTTCGCGCACCGCACCCCGGGGGGAGGGGGTGCGGTGCGCGTTTGCGTCCGGCGCGTGAACGGAGTACCTTTCCTGGTCTCACCCCCGGGCGCACCGCTGTGCGCCCGTGTCGGAGTGGCATTCCGTCCCGGAGCCCCGAGCGGGCGGGCGGAACTCCCAATCGAGGAACTCGGGCCATACCGGGGAATCGAGTCCGAGGAATCGAGGGTGGGTCAGAGCCGGCAGAAAGTTCTGCTAGGGTTTGAAGCGTCGAAAGGGCGACGGAAAACCGCCGGAAGGTGGTGGAACGGAATCCCGGAAGGCGGTTCGACCGGCCGGATCGAGGAAAACTCGATGTGGTAGGGTTGAAAATGAAGAAAGAACGGGAAGCGCCCGGAGAACGGTGAGAGCCGGTCAAAGGAAGCGTTCGTTCCTTGAGAACTCAACAGCGTGCCAAAAGTCAACGCCAGATATGTTGATACCCCCGGCGAGATCCGGCTTACGGGTCTTGCAGGTGGTTCCTTTGAAACACACAGCAAGGACGCTGGCGCAGGTCGGGATTTTCCTCCCGGTGCTGTGCCGCTCCTCCGTGTGGTTGCCTCGAGTACGAGGAAGCATTCACGGAGAGTTTGATCCTGGCTCAGGACGAACGCTGGCGGCGTGCTTAACACATGCAAGTCGAACGGTGAAGCCCTTCGGGGTGGATCAGTGGCGAACGGGTGAGTAACACGTGGGCAACCTGCCCCAGACTCTGGGATAACACCGGGAAACCGGTGCTAATACCGGATACGACTACTGCGGGCATCCGTGGTGGTGGAAAGTTCCGGCGGTCTGGGATGGGCCCGCGGCCTATCAGCTTGTTGGTGGGGTAATGGCCTACCAAGGCGACGACGGGTAGCCGGCCTGAGAGGGCGACCGGCCACACTGGGACTGAGACACGGCCCAGACTCCTACGGGAGGCAGCAGTGGGGAATATTGCACAATGGGCGAAAGCCTGATGCAGCGACGCCGCGTGAGGGATGACGGCCTTCGGGTTGTAAACCTCTTTCAGTAGGGAAGAAGCCTTCGGGTGACGGTACCTACAGAAGAAGCACCGGCTAACTACGTGCCAGCAGCCGCGGTAATACGTAGGGTGCGAGCGTTGTCCGGAATTATTGGGCGTAAAGAGCTCGTAGGCGGCTTGTCGCGTCGGATGTGAAAGCCCGGGGCTTAACCCCGGGTCTGCATTCGATACGGGCAGGCTAGAGTTCGGTAGGGGAGATCGGAATTCCTGGTGTAGCGGTGAAATGCGCAGATATCAGGAGGAACACCGGTGGCGAAGGCGGATCTCTGGGCCGATACTGACGCTGAGGAGCGAAAGCGTGGGGAGCGAACAGGATTAGATACCCTGGTAGTCCACGCCGTAAACGTTGGGCGCTAGGTGTGGGGAGCATTCCACGTTCTCCGTGCCGCAGCTAACGCATTAAGCGCCCCGCCTGGGGAGTACGGCCGCAAGGCTAAAACTCAAAGGAATTGACGGGGGCCCGCACAAGCGGCGGAGCATGTGGCTTAATTCGACGCAACGCGAAGAACCTTACCAAGGCTTGACATACACGGTGTACCTGCAGAGATGTGGGGTCCTTCGGGGTCGTGTACAGGTGGTGCATGGCTGTCGTCAGCTCGTGTCGTGAGATGTTGGGTTAAGTCCCGCAACGAGCGCAACCCTTGTTCCATGTTGCCAGCGAGTAATGTCGGGGACTCATGGGAGACTGCCGGGGTCAACTCGGAGGAAGGTGGGGATGACGTCAAGTCATCATGCCCCTTATGTCTTGGGCTGCACACATGCTACAATGGCCGGTACAGAGGGTTGCGATACCGTGAGGTGGAGCTAATCCCAAAAAGCCGGTCTCAGTTCGGATTGGGGTCTGCAACTCGACCCCATGAAGTCGGAGTCGCTAGTAATCGCAGATCAGCAACGCTGCGGTGAATACGTTCCCGGGCCTTGTACACACCGCCCGTCACGTCACGAAAGTCGGTAACACCCGAAGCCGGTGGCCCAACCCTTGTGGGGGGAGCCGTCGAAGGTGGGACTGGCGATTGGGACGAAGTCGTAACAAGGTAGCCGTACCGGAAGGTGCGGCTGGATCACCTCCTTTCTAAGGAGCGTTCTCGACAATCCTTCGGGGTTGTCGCAGAGGCCATTACGTCAGCGAGTGTCTGACGGTGGTTGCTCATGGGTGGAACGTTGACTACTCGGCATCGTCTGACTTGTCTCTCTTAGTACTGCTCCTTGTGGGCGTGGAACGGTGAGGGGGTTGGGTGGTGTCGGGCACGCTGTTGGGTCCTGAGGGAACGGCCGTGAGGCAGTTTTCCTCTGGATACGCATACCGGCCCTGGTGCGGCACTCTTTGAGGGTGTTCGTGGTGGGTGGCTGGTCGTTGTTTGAGAACTACACAGTGGACGCGAGCATCTGTGGCCAAGTTTTTAAGGGCGCACGGTGGATGCCTTGGCATCAGGGACCGATGAAGGACGTGGGAGGCCACGAAAGGCCCCGGGGAGCTGTCAACCGAGCTGTGATCCGGGGGTGTCCGAATGGGGAAACCCGGCAGTCGTCATGGGCTGTCACCTACACCTGAACGCATAGGGTGTATGGAGGGAACGCGGGGAAGTGAAACATCTCAGTACCCGCAGGAAGAGAAAACAACAGTGATTCCGGGAGTAGTGGCGAGCGAAACTGGAAGAGGCTAAACCGTGGTGGTGTGATACCCGGCAGGGGTTGCCATCATGGGGTCGTGGGACATCCCGGCCAGGTCTGCCGGCCTGGCAAGGAGTGAGAAACCATCGCGGTAGTCGAAGGGCATGCGAAAGGCCCGGCGTAGAGGGTAAGACCCCCGTAGACGAAATCGTGGTGGCTCCTGGGGTTGTTCCCAAGTAGCACGGGGCTCGAGGAATCTCGTGTGAATCTGGCAGGACCACCTGCTAAGCCTAAATATCTCCTGATGACCGATAGCGGATAGTACCGTGAGGGAATGGTGAAAAGTACCGCGGGAGCGGAGTGAAATAGTACCTGAAACCGTGTGCCTACAAGCCGTGGGAGCGTCGCCATGGGTCTTCGGATTCATGGTCGTGACTGCGTGCCTTTTGAAGAATGAGCCTGCGAGTTTGCGGTGTGTGGCGAGGTTAACCCGGTGTGGGGTAGCCGTAGCGAAAGCGAGTCTGAATAGGGCGATCCAGTCGCATGCCCAAGACCCGAAGCGGGGTGATCTACCCATGGGCAGGGTGAAGCGCGGGTAAGACCGTGTGGAGGCCCGAACCCACCAGGGTTGAAAACCTGGGGGATGACCTGTGGGTAGGGGTGAAAGGCCAATCAAACTCCGTGATAGCTGGTTCTCCCCGAAATGCATTTAGGTGCAGCGTCGCGTGTTTCTTGCCGGAGGTAGAGCACTGGATAGGCGATGGGCCTTACCGGGTTACTGACCTTAGCCAAACTCCGAATGCCGGTAAGTGAGAGCGTGGCAGTGAGACTGCGGGGGATAAGCTCCGTGGTCGAGAGGGAAACAGCCCAGAGCATCGGCTAAGGCCCCTAAGCGTGTGCTAAGTGGTAAAGGATGTGGAGTCGCAGAGACAACCAGGAGGTTGGCTTAGAAGCAGCCACCCTTGAAAGAGTGCGTAATAGCTCACTGGTCAAGTGATTCCGCGCCGACAATGTAGCGGGGCTCAAGCACACCGCCGAAGCCGTGTCATTCGCCGTAAGGTGGATGGGTAGGGGAGCGTCGTGTATCGGGTGAAGCGGCGGCGTGAGCCAGTCGTGGATGGTACGCGAGTGAGAATGCAGGCATGAGTAGCGATTCAGGAGTGAGAAACTCCTGCGCCGATTGACTAAGGGTTCCTGGGGCAGGTTGATCCGCCCAGGGTAAGTCGGGACCTAAGGCGAGGCCGACAGGCGTAGTCGATGGACAACGGGTTGATATTCCCGTACCCGTTTCAACGCGCCCAACGCTGAATCCTCTGATGCTAAGCCCGTGAAGCCCGTGATCGTCTTCGGATGGTCGTGGGTGGAGCCGGTGACCCAAAGGGGTAGTAGGTGAGTGATGGGGTGACGCAGGAAGGTAGTCCAGCCCGGGCGGTGGTTGTCCCGGGGTAAGGGTGTAGGGCGCCGGGTAGGCAAATCCGCCTGGCATGTGCTTGAGACCTGATGCCGAGCCTTTGTGGCGAAGTGGATGATCCTATGCTGTCGAGAAAAGCCTCTAGCGAGTGTTGGAGCGGCCCGTACCCTAAACCGACTCAGGTGGTCAGGTAGAGAATACCGAGGCGTTCGGGTGAACCATGGTTAAGGAACTCGGCAAAATGCCCCCGTAACTTCGGGAGAAGGGGGGCCGCTGCTGGTGAAGGGACTTGCTCCTGGAGCTGGTGGTGGCCGCAGAGACCAGCGAGAAGCGACTGTTTACTAAAAACACAGGTCCGTGCGAAGCCGTAAGGCGATGTATACGGACTGACGCCTGCCCGGTGCTGGAACGTTAAGGGGACCGGTTAGTCGGCCTTCGGGTTGGCGAAGCTGAGAACTTAAGCGCCAGTAAACGGCGGTG is a genomic window containing:
- a CDS encoding ribonuclease J translates to MSHPHPDLRAPGPLPEGGLRVTPLGGLGEIGRNMTVFEYGGRLLIVDCGVLFPEEEQPGVDLILPDFTSIRDRLDDIDGIVLTHGHEDHIGGVPYLLREKADIPLIGSKLTLALVEAKLAEHRIRPYTLEVTEGQRERIGPFDCEFVAVNHSIPDALAVALRTPAGMVVHTGDFKMDQLPLDGRLTDLPAFARLGEEGIDLLLCDSTNAEVPGFIAPERDITPVLRQVFSKAERRIIVASFASHVHRIQQVLDTAQEFGRRVAFVGRSMVRNMGIARDLGYLRVPGGLVVDVKALDDLPDEDVVLICTGSQGEPMAALSRMANRDHQIRIVEGDTVVLASSLIPGNEAAVYRVINGLTRWGANVVHKGNAKVHVSGHASAGELLYFFNICKPRNLMPVHGEWRHLRAVSELGQLTGVPKERIVLAEDGVAVDLVDGVARVAGKVQAGYVYVDGLSVGDVTETSLKDRRILGDEGIVSVFVVVDATSGKVVGGPHIQARGSGIDDAAFGAVVPKVEEALARALQDGVAETHQLQQLVRRTIGRWVSDTYRRRPMILPVVVEV